The following proteins come from a genomic window of Nostoc sp. ATCC 53789:
- a CDS encoding alkaline phosphatase family protein, giving the protein MATGHYLGDTGDFSNTIYTGFPSPNANGTVTPFIENDAVLGDIDEKFPGNNFLDEESLLAYARSQGFNTAAVGKLGPVAIQDVTQVNREGGTTGTIPTPDTIIIDDTTNGATPPPTAAGSPSGVPLDPDIVARLQAAGLDIKPTPRVQPAGNNTTPGTLNANVAQQQYFADATTKVILPKFQEDGKPFALVYWSRDPDGTQHNQGDSLNTLTPGINGPTSKAGVKNADDNLKQLLDYLKSTGLDKTTDVFITSDHGFSTISKQAIDSQGTKTTSYAATQTYEGVNPGFLPAGFVAIDLAHDLDLPLYDPNPTTLPPNLNQIQYATVDATKGQRPISGNGVIGGTGKVINGQLDPGTKIVVAANGGSDLIYLPNGNADLAKQVVDLLSQKDYISGIFVDDAYGDIPGALPLSAIGLKGDAKTPVPSIVINFKTFSTDPSNPNNPQTQVEIADTTLQQGQGMHGSFGRGDTFNNMEAIGPDFKQGYVDYAPVSNADVTPTLARILGLDIPSNGDLKGRAITEALVGGPDTVLSTKEVLTSEETANGQAIILDFQSVGNTQYFTAAGFDGRTVGLTTLDLQFASTNSDDVTLKPNQTLFAGDGADFVEGTKGNTIVTGNGEDTVLVGSGSSVSTGDGNDQVLIGVNGPANNTSADGAAGDDDITVVEANGSNNLFGAAGADTLTVVEGLRQLSFGGSGNDTLKSNGSNNRLYGGSGDDKLFSSVNDSLFGGDGDDVLFADQGGGNRLTGGAGADQFWIANASLPISKNIVTDFAIGIDKIGLGGIGVTQFSALTLLQQGGDTLVKAGNTELASLVGVTSTSLTANDFVFSASVI; this is encoded by the coding sequence CGGTAACAACTTTTTAGATGAAGAGTCACTCTTAGCTTACGCGCGATCGCAGGGTTTCAACACAGCAGCAGTTGGTAAACTAGGCCCAGTTGCCATCCAAGATGTCACCCAAGTTAACCGAGAAGGTGGTACTACAGGTACTATTCCTACTCCCGATACAATTATTATTGATGACACTACAAATGGTGCAACCCCGCCGCCTACAGCCGCCGGTTCACCTTCTGGTGTTCCACTCGATCCAGATATTGTCGCTCGTTTACAAGCGGCTGGTCTGGATATAAAACCGACACCGCGAGTCCAGCCAGCTGGTAATAATACAACTCCTGGCACTCTGAATGCCAATGTGGCTCAACAACAATATTTTGCAGATGCCACTACCAAAGTAATTTTACCCAAGTTTCAGGAAGATGGTAAACCATTTGCATTGGTTTACTGGTCAAGAGATCCTGATGGTACTCAACATAATCAGGGTGATAGCTTAAACACCTTGACACCAGGTATTAATGGCCCTACTTCAAAAGCTGGGGTCAAAAATGCTGATGATAATTTAAAGCAACTTCTTGACTATCTTAAAAGCACTGGCTTAGACAAGACTACTGATGTCTTTATTACTTCCGACCACGGTTTTTCTACCATCAGCAAACAAGCTATTGATAGCCAAGGCACAAAAACTACAAGTTATGCTGCCACTCAAACTTATGAGGGTGTAAATCCGGGATTTCTACCAGCAGGTTTTGTTGCAATTGATTTGGCTCACGATCTAGATTTACCCTTATACGATCCTAACCCTACAACCCTTCCCCCAAACCTCAACCAGATCCAGTATGCAACTGTTGATGCCACAAAGGGTCAACGTCCTATTTCTGGGAATGGTGTAATTGGTGGTACAGGTAAGGTAATTAATGGTCAACTTGATCCAGGTACAAAGATAGTTGTAGCTGCCAATGGTGGATCTGACTTGATTTATCTGCCCAATGGCAATGCTGACTTAGCCAAACAGGTAGTGGATTTGCTTTCACAAAAAGACTACATCAGTGGGATTTTTGTAGACGATGCCTATGGAGACATCCCAGGTGCTTTACCACTAAGTGCGATCGGGCTAAAAGGTGATGCTAAAACACCAGTTCCATCTATAGTTATCAACTTCAAAACCTTTAGCACCGATCCAAGCAACCCAAACAACCCTCAAACTCAGGTCGAAATTGCTGATACAACTTTGCAGCAAGGACAGGGAATGCATGGCAGCTTTGGTCGAGGTGATACCTTCAATAACATGGAGGCTATTGGCCCTGATTTTAAACAAGGCTATGTGGACTATGCACCTGTTAGTAATGCTGATGTAACGCCTACACTTGCTCGTATTTTAGGGTTAGATATTCCCAGTAATGGCGATTTGAAAGGTCGTGCCATTACAGAAGCGTTGGTGGGAGGCCCGGATACAGTTCTCTCCACTAAAGAAGTCTTGACTTCGGAAGAAACTGCTAATGGCCAAGCAATAATTCTGGATTTTCAGAGTGTAGGCAATACTCAGTACTTTACAGCCGCAGGGTTTGATGGTCGCACTGTTGGACTAACAACACTAGACCTTCAATTTGCTTCTACTAATAGTGATGATGTCACCCTCAAGCCAAATCAAACCTTATTTGCAGGTGACGGCGCAGACTTTGTAGAAGGTACTAAAGGGAACACAATCGTGACTGGTAACGGTGAAGATACGGTGCTAGTCGGCAGTGGCTCTTCAGTGTCCACAGGAGATGGTAACGATCAAGTCTTGATTGGTGTAAATGGCCCTGCTAACAACACTAGTGCTGATGGTGCTGCTGGTGATGACGATATTACCGTAGTGGAAGCCAATGGTAGTAATAATTTGTTTGGGGCAGCAGGTGCTGATACTCTCACAGTAGTTGAAGGTTTGCGTCAACTGTCCTTCGGTGGCTCAGGTAACGATACCCTCAAGAGTAACGGTAGCAATAACCGTCTATATGGTGGTTCTGGAGATGACAAACTCTTCTCCAGTGTGAATGATTCGCTGTTTGGTGGTGATGGCGATGATGTGCTATTTGCCGATCAAGGAGGTGGCAATCGCTTAACTGGTGGTGCTGGTGCTGACCAATTCTGGATTGCTAACGCTAGTCTGCCAATTAGCAAGAACATCGTGACTGATTTTGCGATCGGCATTGATAAAATCGGGCTGGGCGGTATTGGTGTTACTCAATTTAGTGCCTTAACTCTATTGCAACAGGGTGGCGATACTCTGGTGAAAGCCGGAAATACAGAGTTGGCTTCATTGGTTGGAGTTACATCGACAAGCCTAACAGCAAATGACTTCGTTTTCTCAGCTAGTGTAATTTAA
- a CDS encoding non-ribosomal peptide synthetase, whose product MKAITDSLAKNKNQFLVTECQTSLSSDNNLERYNLTLPILKESEKDLLIEWNKTQTDYPQQACIHQLFEAQVQKTPDAVALIFNNQHLTYRDLNSRANQLAQYLQTLGIGAETLVGICIERSLEMVVALLAILKAGGAYVPLDPGYPQERLAFMLLDTQVSILLTQKDLVAKLPTHTAFVICLDADWHTIAQNKKENLSTNVTAENLAYVMYTSGSTGTPKGVSVIHRGVVRLVKETNYAHLTAEEIILQLAPISFDASTFEIWGCLLNGGQLVICPPHTPSLEELGQIIQQYQVTTLWLTAGLFHLIVDEKIDALKSLRQLLAGGDVLSVPHVQKFLQTVENCRLINGYGPTENTTFTCCHLITAPLQPGVSIPIGRPIANTQVYILDNNFQAVAIGEVGELYIAGDGLARGYLNRPELTAEKFISHSFDSNLATRLYTTGDLARYLPDGNIEFLGRVDNQVKIRGFRIELGEIEREIAQHPDVREIVVLARQDETGEKQLTAYIVPHYNSKYTHNNLRSFLQQQLPHYMVPSAFVMLESLPLTANGKVDRHKLPAPSRERPQLEQAYIAPQTDLERLLAGILSELLKIDRVGIDDNFFDLGGTSISILQVAARVKQELGIELPAVKLFQYSTIGSLAKYLHSNQNSQPSHDKLQNRAQRQQAAQARRRNHQQGV is encoded by the coding sequence ATGAAAGCAATAACTGATTCATTAGCTAAAAATAAAAATCAATTTCTGGTAACTGAGTGTCAAACATCATTATCATCAGATAATAACTTAGAACGATATAATTTAACATTACCTATCTTGAAAGAATCCGAAAAAGACCTACTGATCGAGTGGAATAAGACTCAAACGGATTATCCTCAGCAAGCGTGTATTCATCAGTTGTTTGAAGCACAGGTTCAGAAAACACCTGATGCTGTAGCATTAATCTTTAATAATCAGCATCTCACCTATAGAGATTTGAATAGTCGTGCTAATCAACTGGCACAATATCTACAAACACTAGGTATAGGAGCAGAAACTCTTGTAGGTATCTGCATAGAGCGCTCCTTAGAAATGGTTGTAGCACTTTTAGCTATTCTCAAAGCAGGTGGAGCTTATGTACCGCTAGATCCAGGGTATCCACAAGAACGTTTAGCTTTTATGCTATTAGATACCCAGGTATCTATACTATTAACTCAAAAAGACCTAGTTGCTAAATTACCTACTCATACAGCATTTGTAATTTGCCTAGATGCAGATTGGCATACAATCGCCCAAAATAAAAAAGAGAACCTAAGCACTAACGTCACTGCTGAAAACTTGGCTTATGTCATGTATACATCAGGTTCTACAGGTACACCGAAAGGGGTTAGCGTTATCCATCGTGGTGTAGTTAGGCTAGTCAAAGAAACTAATTATGCTCACCTCACGGCTGAAGAAATAATTCTGCAACTTGCTCCTATTTCCTTCGACGCTTCAACTTTTGAAATTTGGGGTTGCTTACTTAACGGTGGGCAACTAGTAATTTGCCCTCCTCATACACCATCATTAGAAGAATTAGGGCAAATTATTCAACAATATCAAGTCACTACTCTTTGGTTGACAGCCGGCTTATTCCATCTCATAGTGGATGAAAAAATTGATGCGTTAAAATCTTTGCGTCAACTTTTAGCGGGTGGCGATGTCTTATCTGTTCCCCATGTACAGAAGTTTCTCCAAACAGTAGAGAACTGTCGGCTAATTAATGGTTATGGGCCAACTGAGAATACAACTTTTACCTGCTGCCATCTTATAACAGCGCCACTGCAACCAGGTGTATCTATTCCTATTGGCCGCCCAATTGCTAATACCCAAGTTTATATATTAGACAACAACTTCCAAGCAGTAGCAATTGGAGAAGTTGGCGAATTGTACATTGCTGGAGATGGATTAGCTAGAGGGTATTTGAATCGCCCCGAATTGACTGCTGAAAAATTTATTTCTCACTCATTTGATAGCAATTTAGCAACCCGCCTTTACACAACTGGAGATTTAGCTCGTTATCTCCCAGATGGCAATATCGAGTTTTTAGGTCGGGTTGACAATCAGGTAAAAATTCGCGGTTTCCGAATTGAACTAGGGGAAATCGAGCGGGAGATTGCACAACATCCTGATGTTCGGGAAATTGTTGTTTTAGCTCGTCAGGATGAAACAGGTGAAAAGCAGTTGACTGCTTATATTGTTCCTCACTATAACAGCAAATATACACACAATAATTTACGTAGTTTTTTACAGCAGCAACTACCTCATTACATGGTGCCATCAGCGTTTGTGATGTTAGAATCACTGCCTCTAACCGCAAATGGCAAAGTAGATAGACATAAATTGCCAGCACCAAGTAGAGAACGTCCGCAACTCGAACAAGCATACATTGCTCCCCAAACCGATTTAGAACGTTTGCTTGCAGGTATTTTGTCTGAACTGCTCAAAATCGATCGCGTTGGGATTGATGATAATTTCTTTGATTTGGGAGGAACTTCAATCTCAATTCTGCAAGTTGCTGCGCGAGTCAAACAGGAACTTGGTATTGAACTACCTGCTGTGAAGCTATTTCAGTATTCAACGATTGGCTCTTTAGCAAAATATTTGCATTCAAACCAGAACAGCCAACCGTCTCATGACAAGCTGCAAAATCGCGCTCAACGCCAACAAGCAGCTCAAGCTCGCCGCCGTAATCATCAACAAGGTGTTTAA